In the genome of Epinephelus moara isolate mb chromosome 14, YSFRI_EMoa_1.0, whole genome shotgun sequence, the window catgTTGTGGGTGATGAACTCATCCAGCTTCACCTTCTTGTTGAGGTAGGCTCTAACCATCCGAGGCACACCATCCTTACTCTTAAATcctgaacaaaaagaaaacacacaaaatgaaatgaGAGCAAACAGATTCTTATCTTAGTAATACCAGTTGAATGATTGCAAAGATCAGGTGTACAGCCTTTTGGTTACTGTGACAGTCCAGGTGGTGGTTGTTAAATGAGGGGATTTAACTACCATTAAACCCGATGGCTGTACTGGCTACCAACAGGCCATATGTATGTGAAATGCCTTCAGTTGCCAGTTAACAACAAAGGATGCAGGCCTTACCCAATACCCAGATTAGCTCATCCCAGTTTCGCTGTTGCTCATATTACCTCAATTACTATTAAGACCCGCCCCCTTGAGActgacaaccaatcagaaaTGATAATTGACAACATGTAACTGTGACAGTTAAAGTAGTGCCATTAGTAACTGTAGGATGGTCATATCTTACCATCCCACACTGACATAGGCATCTCACCTCCAAACAGGGAGCCCTTCAGTGTGCGGCCAGCAAGGAACTGATTAGGTCGAGTAGAAAAGTCTTGCAAGTCTGTCGCACCAACAATCACGCCAACACCCCACCCTTTCACACAAGACTCCAAGGCATTGCGCTAGATGGAGAAACAGCACAAAATCAGTTGCCACAGGGGATCAAATCCACAGAGCAGCAAAGAAAATGCGTGCTTTAACATTTGGATAACACCTCTTGGGAAAAAATGTCCCATATAATGTGCCTTCTTGAagactttatttttttggatCAGACCTGCTAAGAAACCTGCCTCACCATGACTTCTACATTCCCAACACATTCCAGGGAGTAATCCACTCCTCCGTCAGTCATCTCAGATAGCACTTGGCTGATGGGTTTACTATGATCCTTGGGGTTCACAAAGTCTGTTGCACCGAACACCTTGGCTTTTTCAAACTTCTCTGGATTGATGTCAACAGCGATGACCCTCTTGGCTCCTGCAGCCTTGCAGCCCATGACTGCAGCCAAACCCACAGCTCCCAGGCCAAACACAGCACATGTAGAGTCCGGTTTTACCTAAAGTAGCACAGACTTTGGTCAACATGGCCCTTAGGTTGGACCTCTCAATTCTTAAAACACTAGTTCTCCCTAAACACTGTGGTGTCAAAGGCAGTTAGTATGTTTCATTTCCAATGTCAGATGTTTAATAGAGTGCTGTATGGGGAATTTGTTACTGTAGGTATTAGCCTTCAATAATACATATTGGACTATCCCCAACAGTCAAACATACACACCTTAGCTGTGTTAACTGCTGCTCCATATCCTGTGGTGACCCCACACGCAAAGAGACAGACTTTGTCCAGAGGAGCAGCGGGGTCGATCTTAGCCACAGCCATCTGGTTAATCACAGTGTACTCAGAGAAGGTACTGGTTTCGATAAACTGCAGCACCTTCTTTCCCTTACATGTAAATCTGGAGTCTGCTAATGCCATCACATCAAAACGATCAGCAGCCCTGAACAGAAAATTTattcaaatgaaaatacaacTTCAGTCTAAATTTTTGCATTGAACCTGAGAGAGTGCAGCGAGTATTTGTTAACATGAGCAATatgccaaaaaatgaaaaaccaaAGACCCAAACAATCTGTTCTGTATCTACAGCAGACAACATCCGAAGTTGCTCCACTGACATAATAAGTACTATGACATAGGTAGAGACATTATGCATGAATTGTGAGTGCACTCTCAAATGGGTCTATGACCTTATGAACACGTCCCGGACAACTGAAagaaaaggtccagtgtgtaggatttagggggatatattggcagaaatggaatacagtATCATAagtttgttattttaagtgtataAGCACATGAAAACAAGAATGGTAGTGTTTTCGTTACCctgaaatgagtcatttatattggatgggacatgggccaaagaAAAATGTTACCGAACAAGTCAAACAAAATtttccaaagatggtttctgttattgtaGATAATTCAAATAATTTAGCTAATGTATGTCCtagtgttcatttttcagataagtttggttttaattactTATTTTGACGTAATGATCGACAGCTTTTTGTCCCAGTTGGCATGCTCGGGATCAGTGGCACTTCTCTCAAATGCTGGATGGATGTATGGGCGGTAGAGCACACATCATTTAAGTTTACATTTAATTGCCTGGtctctttgttttggagaggaagagacctcaaTGGATGATCAGCCCCCACCCCCAAAAAACCTACTAAGCAAAGatcactgaaggaattctaactgggagaagtttcacctGGTTGtaatcttcaccactagatgccactaaatccccctaaatcttccACACTGTTCCTTTAGGAGATGAGCTCACCATCCTTTCTCACACTGGTTGGTTGTGGGACTCTTACAGAAGCGACATTGTTGACACTGGGAGATAACCAGAGGAATCACCTTGTCTCCTGAAATTCAGAAACAGTGGATTTTAGGGCAAACTTTCAAGACCTAAAATCAAATGTCAAACAGGTTTGTTGGGCTGGATGGCACAAATAGGCCTTGGTCAACCCATCGTTGACATTGCTGCCACAAAGTctgacagggaaaaaaaaacatgagctaTTAGACAAATTAAACTGTTGAGGTTGAAGGCTTTCACTGACCTGGTTGAAATTCAGTGACTCCAGGCCCAACGCTCTCTACAATGCCGGCTCCCTCATGGCCAAGAACTATTGGGAAGCCGTCTTTTGGCATACCCTCAAACAGATGATACAGGTCCGTGTGGCACACCCCAGTTGCCACAATCTGCACCGAAGACAACAACTacatattaaaaacactgatgcGTGTTTCTTTTGAACAGGTAAGGGTTGAGCATTATTCGGTTACTAGTCATAATGTTACAATTATTTATTAGAGCATATGCTGTACTCCAGCGGCTGTCCTTggaagaaaaatacacaaaaaaaaaatttttttttttttttttgaaccaGCATGGTAACAAAACCAGGCATACCGAACAACAAAGTGCAGAAAGACAAGACAATACAGTTATAATGTAGTTATTAATACAGTTTTTGTAGAACCGCTGAAGAATGACATTAGTATACAGTTAGCAATGGACTATACATGACGGTATCCACAGCTTGGATACATTTTATGAAAACCTTACTGATATTTTTGATCACTGGACCCTTAAGGACTAAAAGAATATAAATAATGGAGGAATGAACACATATTTGGACTTAATGACTGTTTCAAAGGTAGGAAGATGCCACTTTATGTCTATCTCTTTTGCTTACCATGGCGGTAAATCTAAATGAATTATACTTTGGATCTCATAGTTTCTGTAAAACAGAACTGAACaactgaattgtggagaatcaaaccaagctaacaatgtgttcattcattcacattttgaatttgaggTTTTAATATTCCGAAAGCCAAGACTTTGTTTCTTTGAAATCATTTGGCAAGTATTTGCTGCTAGCTTTTCATCATGCCTTCATGCTTCAAAATTTTATTTATCGTTCAAATTCGGTGATACAAGTTTCATATTCTAAAACCCAAGACTTTGTTCATGTAATATCAACTAAAACcctaaaatgaccaaaaatcaaaatgttgacATAAATCCACATTTATctagaaatgaaaaacaatcaaCTGATTTTGATAGAGATTGCCACATTATAATGTCATTGTTGAAACAGCATCACATTAGGTGAAGAGTGCCTTATGAcatgagtgcaaagacttggggaaaaaaaaatctcaaggcTGATGCTGCAAAATGTCTTAAGATAACACATTTATTATTCAGAATAACACGACCCTTGATGATGCAAGTGCCATGCAAAATCCTACAGTGATATGGCAAAATTTAGAAACTTTGTGAAAAGCTGTTTATGAGAAATTGTAAGTAATGTAATTGTGCCAGTAATCTTAATACATTAGGTTATTTCATTCTTTGTGTATAAAAACATTGTGTCAGTTTGTCTCAGCCCGTTAAAGGATTATTGCAGATAATGTCCAGCTGCTGAAATGAGTGCCATGCATGCTGTAATTTTTAACTCTATATCATTAATGTCCCATTTGTATTGCTGTAATTTTCATGCATTTCTTTTGAGTAATGCATCTCTTAATGCTTTCATGGACAAAATGGAAGGTATAATCAGTAACGCCTTAAGCCATTGTGCTACTTACACTTCATGCATAGAGACATCTGTCTTAGGTTTTTCACAAAATGCTTCAGCATATTTTCATGACCTGAATGATTGTAACTTATTACCCCCAACACTGTCAGTTGCACATTCATTAGAAGACATTAGTGTGATGATGTGACTACAGATTTCTGGTTAGTGAAGTCGTAAAAATCATCAGTAATCTCTACATTTCTACATTAATTCACTAACTCAAAAGTGCAGTAAGACATTCCTGTGTACATGTGTAAGTGGATGTCTCTCACCTTGATGCGGATCTCGTTGGCCTGGGGTGGGGCTACCTCAATCTCCTCAATCACCAAAGGCTTGTTGGGCTCCCAGGCCACTGCTGCCTTACATTTGATGACCTACAGGGTGGTGACACCAGCATGAAATCTCACATTTCTGGGCACAGTGCACAGGTGAATTTGAGACATTATAAACAGGTAGACGCCAGGtaccagaccataagcagcaggcatccaagaggaagctatgcaaattaaacaaacaaacaaaacaaccaccagGCGGaaatagtatacctttaatataaggttttttgcattgttttttgatgttttctttttctaccTACAGTATTCAACTATGCTTATACATACGCTATACTTTATATATACTCTGAAAAACtcattaaaacatgtcagttaAACATATGGTCTGTCATAATGTCCTGGTTGCAACCTTCATTCAGTATCTTTGGGTAGTTGataaactatacatttttggaaagtttaGCTTGTGACCAATCCCAAAACGACTCTTGTTATTCTTTTCAAAGTCTCTGTGGGGGCCACTTAGGACTTTGAAACTGGCGACCACCCATAATTTGTTTTTAGCTGGATCCCTCGCGGTTAATCAAGTTGGCTTTTGAGTTTATTGgctaattataataataataataaactttaattatatagcacttttcttaACAATTTTACAAAGTGCTTAACAAGAAGAGATACAACCAAATaaggtggtaaaaaaaaactaccTTGGCAAGTGACTAAAAGACTGATACACATGAAGCagaaaacagttaaaatgaataaatacaaacaaaacaaattaaaacagtataaaataaaagcagtcaAACATTCCCAAAAGCTTTTACAAAGAGAAAGGTTTTAAGATGAGATTTAAAAGAGGCAAGGGACTTAGTGTGCCTTAGTTCAATAGGCAGAGCATTCCAGAGTGTGGGGGCTCTAACAGCAAAAGCACGATCTCCCTTCGTCACAAACTGCGACCTACGAGTAACCAGCAGGGCTCCATTCGTGGATCTCAGTGGTCAAGAGGGCACATGGTGTGTCAATAAGTCTGTAGTATATTTCAGAGCTAAACCATTTAAGGCCTTAAAAGTGagtaataaaattttaaaatcaatttaataaCTAACAGAGAGCCAATGTCGGGAGGCAAGCACAGGGGTGATGTGCTCATGCCTCTTTGTCCCAGCAATGAGTCAGGCAGCAGCATTTTGGACCAGCTGGAGACGATGGAGGGAGCTTTGACTAATACCTGAGTAAAGTGCATTGCAGTAATCAAGTCGCgaataaataaaagcattaacAACTTTTTCATCTTGAGCTGAAAGAAACAAGACTGAACAACACTTTTGACTTGATTATCAAAACAGAGTTTGGCATCAAAAATCACACCTAGATTCCTAGCGTAGTTGCACGTTTTTTTAGCCCAGAAATAAATGGGAACCTCTACAATGCACTAAAGATAGTATCTGATGAATGTTAGTCCCATACTGACCATTTCATTGGAGtaagaccattttttaaaaacttgaccTCATTTAATAGAATGACCCTTTTGTGACATCAGCAGTTTTCACAACAGAAGTGCTTACTCAAGGTCttggtgttttaatgtgtttttttgtgaggGATTTTTCACCATATTTTCAATTCTTAAATGGTCAAAAATCGTTTATCGTAAATGTTTATTGCTCCTGATGAGCAGGTGGTACCTAGGATGgtagccaccagtgtatgaatatgGTGTGGATGGGTAGTGTTGAGTTGTGTTGTacagcactttgagtggtcgctAAAACTACAAGAGCACTAtataagtgcagtccatttaccctTTAAGACTGCACAACATAAACATCTGAATATGAATGTGAATTTctgaataaaatgtatgtttagTTACCAAAAGCAAACATTTGCATCAAAacctgatatttaaaaaaaatagtgttttgAAAATTCACCATCTAACTATTCCAAAAATATATAGTTGATCATCTCCCCAAGAATTttgaacaaaaatacataaGCAACTTGACTAATAAGAGTTATCCCATCTGGCATTTTGTACTTACCTTACCAGCTGTGGTCATTTTTGCAGCAAAGCCGAGTGTCAGAAAGTGCAGAAGGAGTTGAGAAAGAAAGAACTGCAGGACAGTATAGTGTGGAGGAGAGACCATGGATTTGAGGTTTAAATACTGCTGCAAGAAGAAGTTGTGCAAACATCTGGATGCAAGGGGACTGAATGTTCTATGAGTCAGTGGTTATCAACAACtataaaaactgtgaaaaagtACCTGATAACATGGCTAGGTAATAGGTGTGGATGATGTATGGAGCTGAGTTAGGACAAACAATCAGCAGCTGAAAATTATGCAAATATACCATTTTAAAGATGACATTAActtgataaaaacaataatttccAAAACTAGATTGCATTACTTTGTGGGGTTACaggttttgtatgtttttaacagtgttgggtaagggttactttaaaagtaatcaaagtacgttactgcgttactttttaaaaaagtaaccagttactttactgcgttactccctgagtgaAGTAattcaattactttaaaagtacttccaacgttactccctgagaaaagtaactcaagcacttttaaagtacttttgagtattctacatttcctattgggcaatggaccacttgcccttcactgagatccaattctcccatcacagccgtcactttgaccagtagaaacacagaacgatctgctgccgtagacaactgtatgacaacaacaccccagcattttttattttatttttaaagatatgtt includes:
- the LOC126401264 gene encoding alcohol dehydrogenase 1-like isoform X1, whose translation is MVSPPHYTVLQFFLSQLLLHFLTLGFAAKMTTAGKVIKCKAAVAWEPNKPLVIEEIEVAPPQANEIRIKLLSSVQIVATGVCHTDLYHLFEGMPKDGFPIVLGHEGAGIVESVGPGVTEFQPGDKVIPLVISQCQQCRFCKSPTTNQCEKGWAADRFDVMALADSRFTCKGKKVLQFIETSTFSEYTVINQMAVAKIDPAAPLDKVCLFACGVTTGYGAAVNTAKVKPDSTCAVFGLGAVGLAAVMGCKAAGAKRVIAVDINPEKFEKAKVFGATDFVNPKDHSKPISQVLSEMTDGGVDYSLECVGNVEVMRNALESCVKGWGVGVIVGATDLQDFSTRPNQFLAGRTLKGSLFGGFKSKDGVPRMVRAYLNKKVKLDEFITHNMTLDQVNDAMETMKHGKCIRTVLNVSPHKDHYVPFSDAKTFQSGKT
- the LOC126401264 gene encoding alcohol dehydrogenase 1-like isoform X2, which codes for MVSPPHYTVLQFFLSQLLLHFLTLGFAAKMTTAGKVIKCKAAVAWEPNKPLVIEEIEVAPPQANEIRIKIVATGVCHTDLYHLFEGMPKDGFPIVLGHEGAGIVESVGPGVTEFQPGDKVIPLVISQCQQCRFCKSPTTNQCEKGWAADRFDVMALADSRFTCKGKKVLQFIETSTFSEYTVINQMAVAKIDPAAPLDKVCLFACGVTTGYGAAVNTAKVKPDSTCAVFGLGAVGLAAVMGCKAAGAKRVIAVDINPEKFEKAKVFGATDFVNPKDHSKPISQVLSEMTDGGVDYSLECVGNVEVMRNALESCVKGWGVGVIVGATDLQDFSTRPNQFLAGRTLKGSLFGGFKSKDGVPRMVRAYLNKKVKLDEFITHNMTLDQVNDAMETMKHGKCIRTVLNVSPHKDHYVPFSDAKTFQSGKT